Proteins encoded by one window of Cervus canadensis isolate Bull #8, Minnesota chromosome 18, ASM1932006v1, whole genome shotgun sequence:
- the LOC122421284 gene encoding WD repeat-containing protein 87-like encodes MTTSWGRREDVLLEKGKGMFLQVMGMETQTPKGLHKPKSRLTEIIRESQKPKHRPKDGTWKWFLKSQDSQKGKTEGQAPAPTPTPAPALYPSLTSMPAKRLDSPDGDWISNALIRLEAGEQLSRDSFHRLSQLLKHLTSKGYLKQTHLYSLKAVAKRLQQNLQVGHRDISRRYKDALSPVYIKAIPPIRRKEMESWGESFPIHEPVLLSATNRTQTTQDLSWYPLAESYRKEQVQQLSTAVKKLKHLYQTRKDVPTAVYPSVDKESLDIRALGRSELPTFHKAKAQPIPTPALPSMTYRVQDPKALTWLLLGKPYRSARAQQLSHVLQEMGMQHFHPATRDIFTGAHASVEKQTLALMFQNDLRALKGEGRALKLPQLEKKAQPVSKDKEELPQWETFVALYHVLRMLQKRYARDSAAWMEQFKRLMDLYQLKSPRIQRLLLELLQRKRLQPQQTIYEEAARIKELVPGERLLCDLMCGSSYAPAGPLEFQNVVPLPGQNRVHTIQPTGIAQYGFLELAWKRLPKANSYRRERLPNIPTPTL; translated from the coding sequence ATGACAACGTCATGGGGAAGACGAGAGGATGTGCTCTTGGAGAAAGGCAAGGGCATGTTTTTACAAGTCATGGGAATGGAGACCCAGACCCCAAAAGGCCTCCACAAGCCAAAGTCTCGCTTAACTGAAATTATCAGAGAATCACAGAAACCTAAACACAGGCCCAAAGACGGCACATGGAAGTGGTTCTTAAAGTCTCAGGATTCTCAAAAGGGCAAGACTGAGGGCCAGGCCCCtgccccaaccccaaccccagcTCCAGCCCTGTACCCATCCCTTACCTCTATGCCAGCTAAAAGGCTTGATTCCCCAGATGGGGACTGGATTAGTAATGCCTTAATAAGACTGGAAGCAGGAGAACAACTTTCAAGGGACAGTTTCCATAGACTGAGCCAACTCCTCAAGCACCTCACTTCAAAGGGATATTTGAAACAGACCCATCTGTACAGTCTTAAAGCTGTGGCTAAACGCCTCCAGCAGAACCTACAGGTAGGTCACAGAGATATATCACGACGCTATAAAGATGCTTTGAGCCCAGTATACATAAAAGCGATCCCTCcaatcagaaggaaagaaatggagagCTGGGGAGAGTCATTCCCTATCCATGAGCCAGTGTTACTGTCAGCTACTAACAGGACTCAGACCACACAGGATCTCAGTTGGTATCCCTTAGCTGAGTCCTATAGGAAGGAGCAGGTACAGCAGTTATCCACTGCTGTCAAGAAGTTAAAGCACCTTTATCAAACCAGAAAGGATGTTCCTACAGCCGTCTATCCCTCTGTGGATAAAGAGTCCTTGGACATCCGAGCCTTGGGGAGAAGTGAGCTCCCCACATTTCACAAGGCAAAGGCCCAGCCCATCCCTACACCAGCATTACCATCAATGACCTACAGGGTTCAAGACCCAAAGGCTCTAACTTGGCTTCTTTTAGGAAAGCCTTACAGGAGTGCACGGGCACAGCAATTATCCCAtgttctccaagagatgggaatgcaaCACTTTCATCCTGCCACAAGAGACATTTTCACAGGTGCCCATGCTTCTGTGGAAAAACAAACTCTGGCACTGATGTTTCAGAATGATCTCAGGGCTCTGAAGGGTGAAGGCAGGGCCCTCAAGCTGCCCCAGCTGGAAAAGAAGGCACAACCTGTCTCTAAAGACAAGGAAGAGCTCCCCCAATGGGAGACGTTTGTGGCCTTATACCATGTTCTGCGGATGTTGCAGAAGCGATATGCAAGAGACAGTGCTGCGTGGATGGAACAGTTCAAACGTCTCATGGACTTGTACCAGCTCAAGTCCCCCCGAATCCAGAGGCTGCTACTGGAGTTGCTGCAGAGAAAGAGACTCCAACCACAACAGACCATCTACGAAGAGGCTGCAAGGATCAAGGAGTTGGTGCCTGGTGAACGGTTACTCTGTGACCTGATGTGTGGTAGTTCTTATGCCCCTGCAGGTCCCCTTGAATTCCAGAATGTTGTACCCTTGCCTGGGCAGAACAGAGTGCATACTATCCAACCCACGGGCATTGCCCAGTATGGATTCTTAGAACTTGCCTGGAAAAGGCTACCAAAAGCCAATTCTTACCGTAGGGAGAGGCTGCCCAACATCCCTACCCCTACTCTCTGA